The genomic DNA GCTGCACGATCCAGCTCGCCTATGCGATCGGCGTCGCTAAGCCATTGTCGCTCTACGTCGACACCCACGGCACCGGAACAGTCGGCGACGACAAGATCGAAGCGGCGATCGGTGAGATCGCAAAGCTCGGCGAGCTGACGCCGCGCGGGATCCGTACCCATCTCGGATTGAACAAGCCGATCTACGAACAGACGGCCGCATACGGCCACTTCGGCCGCAACCCAGATGGCGACGCTTTCCCCTGGGAAAAGCTCGATCTGGTTGACGATCTCAAGGCTGCATTATTTTGACTTGGTCTCGCCACCTCGGCTTGAACTCCGGGGTGGCGACCGCCTTCACAGCATCTCAGCTCGGGTGAGCTTCGGCCTCCGCAAGTGCCAATCGGTCAGCGCGCCGCGCGACGAACCGACCGATCTTTCGATCCCCAGCATCAACCAGCGCTCCAGCAACTTTGTCGGCTCCCCAGCCGAGCAAAGCGCCGACGGCGATGTCGCTTGGATAATGCTTGCCGCTCGGCAACAACATCGCCGCAATGGCCGCCGCACCGGCCCGAGCAGGGACTGCTAGTTCCGGCTTCGTGGCGGCGACTGCCTGCGCCACACTGACGATTCCTGCGGTGTGCCCCGACGGAAACGAGCTCAAGTCGCCGTCTTTGTCGCCCGATCCCGGTCCGGCGCGATGCTGACCATCCTTCAACGCCTGTGCCGGTCTCGTTCGGTCGATCGATCGTTTGATGACCGTCTTGGCGGCCGTCGCAAGTGCGTGCGCAATCAGCATGCGCATGCCAGTCCGCGCAAGATCGCGACGGCGGCGCAACGCCCCCACGGCGATCGTCGCCAGCGACAACGCGACGAGCGGCGGCTGATCTGCGACATCGCTCATGAAACCGAGTGCCGCCACGGGCGCGCGATCACGGTTCTTCGCTACTTTCCCAACCAAGCGATGTTCGGCATCGGCGGCACGCGCGACATGTTTTGCTTTTCCCATCGTTTCAGAACGATGCCACGATGGCTTTGCTCCCATGCAAAGCCCCGCTATCGCCCGCGCCGATGAACGATCCAGCCACCATTCGCCGCCTCTACGGTCGCCGTCAGGGTCACAAGCTGCGGGAAGGGCAGGCGGCCCTTGTCGAGGAATTGCTTCCGAAAGTCGAGGTGCCGGCCGACGGTGCGCTCGATGCGCATCGACTGTTTGGAGATGATCGGCCGCTACGGCTTGAGATCGGCTTTGGTGCTGGCGAGCACCTCGCTGCCCAAGCCACTACCGCGCCCGAGGTGGGGTTCATCGGCTGCGAGCCTTTCCTTAACGGGGTCGTCGGCGCACTGGGCCACGTGCGCGAGAAAGCGTTGGCTAACGTTCGCCTGCATATGGGGGATGCGCTGACTGTGATCGAGCGCTTACCCGATGCAGCGCTAGATGCCGTGTATCTGCTCCATCCCGATCCCTGGCGGAAGGCGCGGCACGCCAAGCGCCGGATGGTCAACCACGGTCCGCTGGACCTGATCGCCGCCAAGCTGAAGCCCGGCGCCGAATTCCGGCTCGGCACGGACGACCCGACCTACTGCCGCTGGGCGATGATGGTGATGGCTCGGCGCCACGACTTTACATGGATCGCTCGTCATCCTGGCGACTTCCTCGGCCGCCCGGCAGATTGGCCGGAGACCCGCTACGAACGTAAGGCGCGGCGACACGGACATGAGGTGTGGTACTTCCGATATCTACGCGGCTGATTCCTTATCGTCGCCGCCTTTAGTTGATTTCAAGAAACGGGAACGGCAAGCCCACTTTTCTTTGTCATGCCGCATCATCAACCTAGGTTACGCGCGTTGCCTCACCCGCGTCGCTATGCGAGACACGCCGGGCAATAATCTGAACTCATCTTAGCATTTCGAGGCTCCATGCTCCACCGGTTGGCGATCATTTTGGGCATCTTCCTGATGTTATCAGCTTGTGCGGAAAAGGGTGATGGGCCTGTCCTCTCATCTGGCGATCGTTACGTAGCCTCGACTGACGTGGTCAGCGACTATCGACTTGGCGTTGGCGATCGGGTGAAGCTCACCGTGTTCAACGAGCCCAATCTGGCCGGTGAGTTTTGGGTCAATCCGGACGGCTTCGTCTCGCTACCGCTGATCGGAAACGTGCAGGCCAGCGGCAAGGCCGTCTCGCAGATCGCGGCAGACGCAAAGATGCGATTCGCCGACGGGTATTTGCGAGATCCGAGGGTCTCGATGGAAGTGACAGTATTTCGGCCGTTCTACATTCTCGGGGAGGTATCGCAGCCTGGGCAGTATCCCTATGCGATCGGCCTTACGGCCTTGAATGCTGTTGCGACCGCGAAGGGCTTTACGCCCCGCGCAAACCGCGACGTCGTTCGTATCCGGCGTCAGGGTGAGCCTGGCGAGGTAAATTACCGGCTTAGCCCGGAGCTGATGATCTACCCGGGTGATACGATTCGCGTCGGCGAGCGGTTCTTCTGATCGGCGTGCTTCGTCGATATCGCAGAATCGCGCCTCGCACGCGCCCTTAAAAGGCGACAGAACCGGCTTGTCTATGGGGGGCAACCTGCATTGAAGCTGCGGTCTGCAGCATTTGCTACTGCTGCGTTGGTTGTCGGCGTGGCGGCATCGCCGATCGCAGCGGCGCAGGACGGACTGATTTTTCAGTCCGTGATACCGCAGGGCTTCGACCGGGACCGTAACATCAGCGTACTCGGTCGCTCGCGCCCTTCTTACAATCCGATCGGCGTCAGCGTGGGCGGCCTGCTTTTCTTTCCACGGGTTGAAACCGGCGCGGGTGTGACGAGCAACGCGTACCTCACCGAGCAGAACGAAACAGCGGCTGCGTACGCTTCGATCGAGCCATCTCTACGCGTGGCCTCGATCTGGTCGCGTCATTCGTTGGAGGTGAATGGCGCGACGTTGCTACGTAACTACATCGGCCAATCTCGGCGTAACGAGCGCACATGGAATTTGGGCGCCCGAAGCGAGATTGAACTTGGCCGTGCGTTTACGATTTCTGCCGAGGCCAATGCATCGCAAAACATTGAAAACCTGTTCTCGGCGAGGTCGCAACCGCCATTGTAGCACTGTCTCGTTTTCGCCGAGACTTCACGGCACTTCGGGGTGAGTATACGTCGGGACGAATACGAGCCTTCGCAGTTGTCGACTATACGGACTTTCGCTTCGGGCGCGTTCGCCTTGCCGACGGCACGGATCGGAACCAGGAGATCCGAAATCGAAACATTTCGCGAGTCACCGGGCAGTTTGAATACGCCCGCACGCCGAGCGCGTCGGTGTTTGCGCAGTTCGGCTATGTCGACACCAAGTTTGATGGACAAGTCGCTGGAGCATCTCGTCTGAGCTCTAAGGCCGCTCGTCTTCTCGCTGGCGCGAACATTGACCTCGCCGGGCGCGCACGCGGTTCGCTTGGGGTAGGTTACAACATTCGCGATTATCAAGCCGAAGGCTTCAGAACGGTTCGCGGTTTTGTTGCCGAGGGGCGGATCGAGTTGTTTCCGACTGAGCTACTAACCATCACGACGGGCGCACGCCGGAGTATCGAGGATGCGACCTTTGGCAATACAGAACCCCAGCCGTTCTACGACAATCGCTTCACGCTTCGCGGCGACTATGAGCTACTAAGCAATCTCATCGTTTCCGGAGGTGGCGAGTATGGCGTGCAAACCTTTGTCGGCCAGGAACGACGAAATTCAACATATCGCGTATCTACCGATGCTCGCTTCCTTGTGTCGCGACGGCTCACGCTGGAAGGTTCGATGAGCTATACGCAACGTCGATCGATTGGCGCGCAATCGGGCAATGAACCTGGGGAGGGTCGCATCGAAGCGGGCCTCTCCTTCCATTTATAACTCAAGCATCCGAGCCGGTCTCCGGCTCTAGATCGAGGCCAGGCGAGCATGGAAGTCAGACACGAAGCCGACGAATACGAAGCGCGTCTGGCCGACGTCATCAGCATCGTTCGTGATACGATCCGGCGGCGCTGGAAAATTATGGCGGCTGTAATTGCAGGCGTGTTCATTGCCGGCGTGGTCTTGGTGTCACTAATGACGCCGCTTTATTCGTCGACTGCGAAAATCCGGCTCGATCCCTCGCGCAATCCGCTTGCAACCAACGCGAACGCGACGCGGGCGGAATTGACTCCGGAAGCGATTGAAACGGAAGTCACGGCGATTCGCTCGCTCGATCTCGCGCGGTCTATCGTGCGCGCCTATGGCTTGGCCGCCGACCCAGAATTTACGAGCAAGCTTAGCAGCGAGCAGAGCGCGAACGTAACGACCAGTGAAGCACGGGAAATTGCGCTCGCCGCTGCAGTACTTTCGGGCCTCTCGGTTGATCGGGAAAAACTGACGTATGTTCTCAACGTCAGGTTCGCGTCGAAAGATTCGCTGAAGGCCGCGAAGCTCGCAAACGCTTTTGCGGACGGGTATATCGAGACGCGTACGACCAACAAGCTCGGTACGGCAGAGCGACAGAGCGAGTGGTTTCAGCAGCGCCTGGAGGAACTCGGCAAGGAGGCGCAGCAAGCTGAAGGGCGCGTCGCGGATTACCGCGCGCGCTGGGATCGTTCAAAGCAGCGCGGCGAACAGCGCGATGGGGACGATCGCGGATCAGCAGGTTGCCCCACTTGCGGGCAGCCTAGCAGCCGCGGAGTCGGACGCCGCCGCTGCTCGGTCTAACCTCGCTGCTGCACGCGCCCAGGTCGCCCGGGGGGGGCTGGATGCAGTGTCCGAAGTGCTCGGCTCCACCGTGATCGCCGAATTGCGCCGTCAGCGAGCCGATGCGCTCCGCATTCGTGGCGAAGTCGAAGCCCGTTACGGTGAACGTCACCCAGAAAGCCTTCGCGTTCGTGACCAGATCGCTTCGCTAGACGGCCAAATTCAGGCCGAAGCGCGGCGCGTGGTCGGGTCGCTCCAGGCAACTGCCGCCTCGGCAGAAGCTCGTGCGGACAGCTTACGTACTTCGCTTGCCGGGCTCGAAAGCAAGCGCGAGCGCACGACGCGCGATTCCGTCGCTGCCGAGGGCCTCGAGCGCGAGGCGGCCGCTAAGCGCGCGCTGTATGAAAAGATGTCGCAGATGTCGCTTGAAAGCATGCAAGCGGCCCGCCTTTCGATCGCACAGGCGGAAGTGGTCGACCGCGCCGAGCCGCAGCCGCGTCCGTCGTCACCCAACAAGCCGCTGCTCTATGTC from Sphingomonas radiodurans includes the following:
- a CDS encoding Wzz/FepE/Etk N-terminal domain-containing protein encodes the protein MEVRHEADEYEARLADVISIVRDTIRRRWKIMAAVIAGVFIAGVVLVSLMTPLYSSTAKIRLDPSRNPLATNANATRAELTPEAIETEVTAIRSLDLARSIVRAYGLAADPEFTSKLSSEQSANVTTSEAREIALAAAVLSGLSVDREKLTYVLNVRFASKDSLKAAKLANAFADGYIETRTTNKLGTAERQSEWFQQRLEELGKEAQQAEGRVADYRARWDRSKQRGEQRDGDDRGSAGCPTCGQPSSRGVGRRRCSV
- a CDS encoding outer membrane beta-barrel protein, with protein sequence MRAFAVVDYTDFRFGRVRLADGTDRNQEIRNRNISRVTGQFEYARTPSASVFAQFGYVDTKFDGQVAGASRLSSKAARLLAGANIDLAGRARGSLGVGYNIRDYQAEGFRTVRGFVAEGRIELFPTELLTITTGARRSIEDATFGNTEPQPFYDNRFTLRGDYELLSNLIVSGGGEYGVQTFVGQERRNSTYRVSTDARFLVSRRLTLEGSMSYTQRRSIGAQSGNEPGEGRIEAGLSFHL
- a CDS encoding outer membrane beta-barrel protein, producing the protein MKLRSAAFATAALVVGVAASPIAAAQDGLIFQSVIPQGFDRDRNISVLGRSRPSYNPIGVSVGGLLFFPRVETGAGVTSNAYLTEQNETAAAYASIEPSLRVASIWSRHSLEVNGATLLRNYIGQSRRNERTWNLGARSEIELGRAFTISAEANASQNIENLFSARSQPPL
- a CDS encoding polysaccharide biosynthesis/export family protein — its product is MLHRLAIILGIFLMLSACAEKGDGPVLSSGDRYVASTDVVSDYRLGVGDRVKLTVFNEPNLAGEFWVNPDGFVSLPLIGNVQASGKAVSQIAADAKMRFADGYLRDPRVSMEVTVFRPFYILGEVSQPGQYPYAIGLTALNAVATAKGFTPRANRDVVRIRRQGEPGEVNYRLSPELMIYPGDTIRVGERFF
- the trmB gene encoding tRNA (guanine(46)-N(7))-methyltransferase TrmB encodes the protein MNDPATIRRLYGRRQGHKLREGQAALVEELLPKVEVPADGALDAHRLFGDDRPLRLEIGFGAGEHLAAQATTAPEVGFIGCEPFLNGVVGALGHVREKALANVRLHMGDALTVIERLPDAALDAVYLLHPDPWRKARHAKRRMVNHGPLDLIAAKLKPGAEFRLGTDDPTYCRWAMMVMARRHDFTWIARHPGDFLGRPADWPETRYERKARRHGHEVWYFRYLRG
- a CDS encoding phosphatase PAP2 family protein, yielding MSDVADQPPLVALSLATIAVGALRRRRDLARTGMRMLIAHALATAAKTVIKRSIDRTRPAQALKDGQHRAGPGSGDKDGDLSSFPSGHTAGIVSVAQAVAATKPELAVPARAGAAAIAAMLLPSGKHYPSDIAVGALLGWGADKVAGALVDAGDRKIGRFVARRADRLALAEAEAHPS